One segment of Tenrec ecaudatus isolate mTenEca1 chromosome 1, mTenEca1.hap1, whole genome shotgun sequence DNA contains the following:
- the LOC142430877 gene encoding olfactory receptor 1M1-like, with protein MPMELRNQTSASEFILLGLSENPEQETLLFALFLCMYLVTAMGNLLIILAITSDSHLQTPMYFFVANLSLVDFCLTTDTIPQMLANIQTGSKSISYPCCLTQMYFFHFFGIIDSILIAVMAYDRFVAICHPLHYTTIMSPRLCILMAGSPWIFSFFMSLTHILLMVRLVFCGSNEVPHYFCDLTPLLRLSCTDTTMNKVFVFIVAGLVLAIPFICILASYAHITLAIMKVSSANGRKKAFSTCSSHLAVVALLYGTTIGVYLCPSSVRTAVKEKASAVMYTAVTPMLNPFIYSLRNRDLKGALRNLINRKITSSS; from the coding sequence ATGCCCATGGAGCTAAGGAATCAAACCAGTGCATCTGAATTCATTCTACTTGGACTTTCGGAAAACCCAGAACAGGAGACACTCCTCTTTGCTCTGTTCCTCTGCATGTATTTAGTCACAGCCATGGGAAACCTGTTAATAATTCTGGCTATCACCTCCGACTCCCACCTCCAaacccccatgtacttctttgTGGCCAACCTCTCCTTAGTTGATTTCTGCCTGACCACCGACACCATCCCCCAAATGCTGGCGAACATCCAAACTGGGAGCAAGTCTATCTCTTATCCTTGCTGCCTGACTCAGATgtactttttccatttctttggcaTTATTGACAGTATATTAATTGCTGTGATGGCTTATGACAGGTTTGTGGCCATATGTCACCCCTTGCACTATACCACCATCATGAGCCCACGCCTCTGTATCTTAATGGCGGGTAGCCCGTGGATATTTTCCTTCTTCATGTCCCTCACCCATATCCTCCTAATGGTTCGCCTGGTTTTCTGTGGCAGCAATGAGGTTCCTCATTACTTCTGTGACCTCACTCCTCTTCTCCGGCTGTCTTGCACAGACACCACCATGAACAAAGTTTTTGTGTTCATTGtggcagggttagtgttagcgattCCTTTTATCTGCATCCTGGCTTCTTATGCTCATATCACTTTGGCCATCATGAAGGTTTCTTCAGCCAATGGCAGGAAAAAAGCCTTTTCCACCTGCAGCTCTCACCTCGCTGTTGTCGCCCTTCTCTATGGGACTACAATTGGGGTCTACCTGTGCCCTTCATCTGTCCGCACAGCTGTGAAAGAAAAGGCTTCTGCTGTAATGTACACTGCAGTCACCCCCATGTTGAACCCCTTTATTTATAGCCTGAGGAACAGAGATTTGAAGGGAGCCCTAAGGAATCTTATCAACAGAAAAATCACCTCCTCTTCCTGA
- the LOC142430886 gene encoding olfactory receptor 7G3-like — translation MKLENKTGTADFLLLGLSDDPEMQPLLFGLFLTIYLVTVIGNLFIILAVTSDSHLHTPMYFFLSNLSFNDICFSTTTVPKMLVNIHIQRKSISYTGCLTQICFGLIFAGLENCLLAAMAYDRYVAICQPLRYTVIMNPRLCGLLIILSLVISITNALLHSLMVLHLSFCTDLEIPHFFCELGHVLKLACSDTLINSILEYFVTSVWGGVTLLGIIFSYIQIASAILRIPSAGGKYKAFSTCGSHLSVVSLFYGTVFGVYLSSAATLSPRKSAIASVMYIVVTPMLNPFIYSLRNKDIMGALRKIISKIYFH, via the coding sequence atgaaattagaaaacaaaacaggtaCAGCAGACTTCCTCCTCCTGGGCCTCTCAGATGATCCAGAAATGCAGCCCCTCCTTTTCGGGCTGTTTCTGACTATCTACCTGGTTACTGTGATTGGAAATCTGTTTATAATCCTGGCTGTCACTTCAGACTCCCACCTCCATACCCCTATGTACTTCTTTCTCTCCAACTTGTCCTTCAATGACATCTGTTTCAGCACCACCACCGTCCCCAAGATGCTGGTGAACATTCATATACAGAGAAAGTCTATCAGCTACACAGGCTGCCTCACTCAGATCtgctttggtttgatttttgCTGGTTTGGAAAATTGCCTCCTAGCAgcaatggcctatgaccgctatgtggccatttgtcagccactgaggTACACGGTCATCATGAATCCCCGCCTCTGTGGCCTGCTGATTATACTGTCCTTGGTCATTAGCATCACGAATGCCTTGCTCCACAGTCTGATGGTGCTGCATCTGTCCTTCTGCACAGACCTGGAAATCCCTCACTTCTTCTGTGAACTTGGTCATGTCCTTAAGTTAGCCTGTTCTGATACCCTCATCAATAGCATCCTAGAATATTTTGTGACTAGTGTTTGGGGTGGCGTTACACTCCTTGGAATCATATTCTCTTACATTCAAATTGCCTCTGCCATTCTAAGAATCCCATCTGCTGGTGGAAAGTATAAAGCTTTTTCTACTTGTGGTTCTCACCTCTCTGTTGTATCCTTGTTCTATGGTACAGTTTTTGGAGTCTACCTGAGCTCTGCAGCTACTCTTTCTCCCAGGAAAAGTGCAATTGCCTCAGTGATGTACATTGTGGTCACGCCCATGCTGAACCCCTTCATCTATAGTCTGAGGAACAAGGACATAATGGGGGCTTTGaggaaaataatttcaaaaatatattttcattga